The sequence below is a genomic window from Anaerocolumna chitinilytica.
GATAGTGTTGATAAGTTCTTATTTGAGCTTAATAATAATACCCGTGGGATGGCAGATGAATTATTGGAAATATGGCAACATGAATTTTTTCAAAATTGCACACAGGGTGATTTAGATTTAGTTATAAAGAAAAAAGACCTTATGTGGTCAATAATTGTTTTACAATCGCAACTTCATCCGGAGCATACCTTCTTAGGAGATTATGACGATGGGGCAGTCGAAGAAATTATTCGCTCCTATAGATATTTGATAAATAATCGTTGTGAAAAATTTGAATTTATTTCTCAAGTTTTGTTTGACTTTCAAGAGTTTAGATCCGATGAAAAGGGTAATAAAAAGGTAGCGGAATTTATTGCTACAAAATGTGATGATTACAAAGACGTTTTTGAGCTAAACGAAATCCGTGACGAAGTGCAAGACATTGTTGTGAAAATAATATTGCAAAAAATTATTACTAATAGATTTCTGGCAAATGACATTGTAAAGAAGGTGAATTTATGATATTTCATTCTCTTAAAATAACAGAAGGTATGTTTGAGAGAGTCATAGATCTTACGGAAAAATCCAACTTAATATATAGCAAGAAAAACAGTACGGGAAAAACAACATTGATACGTTTTTTTTTATATTCTTTGGCTTATCCAGTACCAAGCACCAAAAATATACGTTTTGAAAAATGTATAACAGAGGTCAACCTAACTTGCTCAATGGGAAAGATTACAGTTCTACGAAATGATGAATATCTGGAAGTTAGTCTTGAAAATGGCTGCAAAGAAAATTTTGTTCTTCCAACTGACCAAAATCTTTTCCATGCTAAAATTTATGGAACTCAAAATAACGACTTATTAAATAATATTCTGGGTGTATTCTATGTCGACCAAGAAAAAGGCTGGACCTTACTTAATCGTGGTATCATTATTGGCAAAATCAGATTTAATATTGAACAATTGGTACGTGGCTTATCTGACAGAAGCTGTGACGACTTAACCAAAGACCTACGTTCTGTTAAACAACAATTAAATAAATATAAGCAGATGTTCAATATTTCGCAATATCAGCAAGAACTAAACGAAGCTGAAAATAATATTGTTTTTGATACTAAAGATGAAGAAGAACAAAAACTTCTGGAAATTCTAAACTCGGAGATTACTTCCTTAGAAGCTGAATTGAAACGGGTTAATACTGTTATTGCTGAAAACAACTCATTTAAAAATTTTATAGAAAGAATGAAAATTGCAGTTAAAGGATCTAACGGAGAGTCAATTCCCGTTAATCGAGATACTATTATTGGCTTTGATTTTTCGGTTGAATTTTTATTAGCAAAAAGAAAAATGATTTCGTCTAAAATTTCCTCTTTGAAAAGCAAGGCAGAGAAGTATGAGCGAAGCCTGGAAGGGCAATTGCAACTATTTAAAACAGAAACTCTTATAGAAAGTTTTGACCGAAACATCTCCAAAATTGAAGTAGATCAACTTTCGGTGTCAAATATGATTTCAAGTTTGGAAAAGGAAAAAAATCGGTTAAATAAGCAAATTACTTTTTTAACAAAATATAATAACGATGTTGTGACAAGTATCCATAAAACTGTTATGAAGTATGCTAAAGAATTAGATTTTGAGCAGTTTATTACTCCTTCTTCAGATTATATTTTTACTGATGATTTAAAATCTTTATCAGGAACTATATTACATAAGATTGTATTTGCTTTTAAGCTTGCCTACATAATAGAGGTGCAGAAGAAAATAAATATGACTTTACCAATCATTCTCGACTCTCCAAGTGGTAGAGAGATTACAAAAGAAAACGTTAAGGCTATGATTGATATTTTAAATCGTGACTTTTCTGATAATCAAATTATCATTGCATCAATTTTTCAATATGATATTGATGAGGTTAATGTTATAGAGATAAAAGATCGATTAATCAATGAACTTCGTCAACAGTAATGATTATATTAAGTAAAGTAGCTAGATTGCTTAGTTCAAGAAAGGCAATTAGCAATGGATTTGTCTTTAGGGTAAGAAAAAAGAGCTGCCATGTGTCAACTCTTTTTTTCTATATTACATTACTTTTCAAGGTCCACTAACATATTATCTAACTTTTCGCTTAAAAATTCTGCGGGTAAATTATTGTCAGTTGCTTTCCGTTCTATCATGGTAATTAAATCTTTATTTGTTAAACTGATAATCAATTTCCCGTTTTCTCTCAAAGTTCCACGAATGGCTTTGTCTGCATTTTTATCGGTACCTTTTGTTGAGACAATAATTGCAATACCTCGTAAGGCTTTCAAATACAGATATTTTTCAGTTGTGAATATTTCTTTCTGTGTATAATTAACAAAGTGTCTGATAATAGTAGATGGGAAAGCTACGTTCAAGCGGTACGTCAATGGATGATAGATAAAAGAGAAGAATTAAAAATATAAATGATATAACTTAGATTTAAATAAAAGATATACTGTTAACAGTCAACTTTTCAAATATATCAGAAAGTTGACTGTTTTTATATAAATTAGCTTATTTGACGGTTACCAATATAATCATTCGATTGTAATCTTGCCATGTTTTTTCTCAAATTCATCAACATGATTTTTCATAAGCACTTCTATTTCTCGATTAGCAGAGCGAGCATTATAATCTGAGATAAAACGGAACTTTTTTAACAATTCAGTATCTATCCGCAGCGTGAACTTAGACAATTGAATCGGCATAAAAACACCTCCTTTATCAGATTTATATGACATCATTATACCGCCTAAATGACGGCTAATTAATTATTGACGGCATAATGACGGCGTATTATAATTGAAGGGGTAAGTATGACTGAATAATATTCGAGAGAGGGAGGTATGAATTTTCTGATACTTTAGTAGTGACAGGATAATTTAATATTATATACTGCTGCCAAACCTAATCAGATTTAGGCGGCATCTTTATAAATTGTTTAAGGAGCTTTTATACGATAATAATTAAGAGTTTTAATTTTAATGCTAGATTATATCAAAAAGAGGGTGAAAAAATGCAAGGGGACCAATACAATGAAAAACTTACATCATGGGCATTGGAACATAAAAAAGAATGGGAAATTATATGTGGTATCAGGATAACCGGCTTGGATACTAATTTAAAAATATTAGAAATGATTAAAGCAGCAGGTTTTAGAGAGCTGAGAGATATGATGGTATTTAGGATATACTATTGTATGTATGAAGATTTACCAGAAAGTCAGAAGGTCAAAGATTAACCCAAACCCAAGTACCAGAGGTTGCCTGAATGTTATCGGAGGAACAATGTTTCGTAAACTTTTAAATAAATCCAATATAGAGATAATTACAATAGAAACAATTAATACCCATCAGCCAAGCTGGGGAGGAAATGGAGTTGTTTTCTATGTAAAAAACGGTAAAAGCTTATTGTCTGTAAAATATGGTTCATTAGAAAATGAAACATTCGCTACCTTGGCTTACGGAAATACTCCCTTAATCAAATTCCATGGAGACGGACCCTATTACTGTCCAATTTGTGAAAAGCTTGTTGCAGCAGGATATGGATTAAATATGAGCGACCAGAAAGTAATATCGGAAATGAGAGATGTATTAAATAAAAAATTTATTTCTCTCGAAGAGTCCGTTGAGAATTTGAAACCTCTTTTGGGGCTTCTACCAACTGAATATTATGCTCTTGTTGATTCCGAGTTGTACCCTACAAATGGAAATGGTGAGTGCTTAATTTATATGTGATTGAGTAAATTTATCAATTATAATTTGTAGTTCTGCAAGGAGTGCTTCCGTTGAGATGTCAGCACCGGTTACTCCGAATATTGCAAACACAATACTATTTGCTCTGGCTTTAGTATCGTGAATACAAAAGACACCTTCTTTACAACCATCATCTAACAGCTTTTGAAAGGGTTCACACAGTTGATAAAATGTCTGAATCCTCATCTGATCAAGAAGAAAACGAAATTTTTCATAATCTCTCTGGTATCTTATCAATTGCGGTTTGACATTTGAAAACTGCTCTGAGCACAGTTCTATAACTTTGCATAGACGTTCTGTTACGGAAATATCCTGATTTTCCATAATCTTTATAACGTATGGTATAAAAGAATCATCCTTATGGTTTAGCACTGCTTCCATTAACTTTTCCTTACTATTATAGTAGTGAAGAACTGTTCCCCTTACTACGCCTACTTCTGCGGCAATATCATCAATCGTCGTTCTAAAGTATCCTTTTTTTAGAAATATTTTTTGAGCAGCCTGTACTATTTGCTTTTCTCTTTGTTTTGTATCATTAATTCGTTTTGTCATAGATTTTTCCCCATTATTTATTTGGTATGTATTTTTCAAGAACATCTGCATGGGGTGTTCTCAACATTGCATTTGCTAACAATTCTCTGAATTCATCATTTAATTTTATCATCTCATTCTTACCATTTTTTGCATGATCGCATACACACAGGTCACCCAGTGCCGTATAGCAACACAATTTTAAAAATATATAACACTTGATTTTTTTCGAGGTAACAAATTCGTAGTCACTCTTCGGCAACACCTCATACCCAAGTTCTTTTAACACATCATAATACTCTCTGACAGAATCTATAATTTTATACAAAAACACCTTATCCTTCTTGATTTTTCTATAATCATACCCTGTATAATATGCTGCATATACAAACGGAAGAATAAATGCTGCATGACTTTTTAGCCAATCATCCATTTTATTTTCAATGGTAAGTCTCATTTTTGTTCCCTGAAAAATACTCTTTATCCATTCATCACTTTCATGAGAATTATCTATCCTTCCAATCGTCATTTCATTTAAATAAAAAGAATCAACATATTTACTGGTTCTTTGCCCACCTGCACTAAAGAATCCAAACAATACGTTTTTCTCTTTCAATAGATCTAAATATCCTTTTGCACATGTATTGTTTCCAATAAAAACAATATTCTTACTCGGATTCTGATTTAAAATCGGAATGATACTTTCCAGTTGTGTATATTGCAAGGCAACAAAGATTATGTCATAGAAATCCTGATCCGTCAAAGAATTAATCACGCGTATTTTATCATTTGTATTTCTAATCTTAAATTTATGTCTGATTGTTACACCATTTTGTTTGATTTCCTCATACCAACTTCCTCTTGCAAGAAGCGTTACATTCTTTTTGGATTTATAGAGTAAATGTGCTAAA
It includes:
- a CDS encoding ketopantoate reductase family protein, with protein sequence MRILVYGAGVLGCNLAHLLYKSKKNVTLLARGSWYEEIKQNGVTIRHKFKIRNTNDKIRVINSLTDQDFYDIIFVALQYTQLESIIPILNQNPSKNIVFIGNNTCAKGYLDLLKEKNVLFGFFSAGGQRTSKYVDSFYLNEMTIGRIDNSHESDEWIKSIFQGTKMRLTIENKMDDWLKSHAAFILPFVYAAYYTGYDYRKIKKDKVFLYKIIDSVREYYDVLKELGYEVLPKSDYEFVTSKKIKCYIFLKLCCYTALGDLCVCDHAKNGKNEMIKLNDEFRELLANAMLRTPHADVLEKYIPNK
- a CDS encoding TetR/AcrR family transcriptional regulator, whose product is MTKRINDTKQREKQIVQAAQKIFLKKGYFRTTIDDIAAEVGVVRGTVLHYYNSKEKLMEAVLNHKDDSFIPYVIKIMENQDISVTERLCKVIELCSEQFSNVKPQLIRYQRDYEKFRFLLDQMRIQTFYQLCEPFQKLLDDGCKEGVFCIHDTKARANSIVFAIFGVTGADISTEALLAELQIIIDKFTQSHIN